The Zingiber officinale cultivar Zhangliang chromosome 2A, Zo_v1.1, whole genome shotgun sequence genomic sequence cctagtgagtgaagctaagtgaaagtcctagttattgaagctaggcagagtgaaagtcctggtgagtgaagccaggcaggggaaagtcccggtgagtaaagtCGAGCAGTGGAAAGAcccggtgagtaaagccaggcacgaggaaatccagatgggtcaagggtgaccggacatctggtggaaggaaatccaagtgagtcatggaggaccggacacttggcacgagatggtaagtccaagtgggtcaaggttgactggacacttggcacgaggagaaaaagtcCATATGGGTCAAAAgtttatcgaacacttagcgaTCGTAAATCCAATAGGGAGTttgcatggaactaggaagttcggacgtagtgaacttccgaaggccataacttttgactcggatatcaaaATGAGGTGATCTTGGATGCGAAACGAAGCTTATTTCAAGATATACATAATTTTTTACTTATCAATcatttgaccaatcgattggttgacgtgatTTTATGCAGAAatggtctggatcgattgggtaatcgatcaaaacttccctaatcgattggtcaatcaattgggagagtttctAAGCAAACAATGAGCTTttgaatcaatcaattgatcgattggaacctccaatcgatcaggcaatcgattggagcgctggaaattgCACGATAAGTCTTGaattgattgggcaatcgatttaaATGAtttctgagagcacagaggcgctctggatcgatcggtcgatcgatccaaagcctccccaatcaattgaagcaattcaatcgattgggatccgaccgttggcgctggataaagctgTTGCGAGCGTCTTCTTCAGCAGTGCTTCGCCCGATTCCTCTCCGATCTTTACAGTGCTCTCTCCACCACTCACCGCcatttcttgaagcttcttggagcaagatgtttttgcacttccaaggtcaagagatgttccaaacaagaaggagaagctagctagggttttatgttgtaaaatcttataagatttacttgtatttgcttcctcttttcttcttgttgctgtgtgagtttgtacgaggtttctccacctcagGCTGCGACCGAGAAAGAGTGTTtgcatagtggagggtgcgtgtcgtgtgtggatccttgaattagttacctcttcttgaggtagataccaagtaactccttgtgttagcgttgtaatcttgtttcttgtattttccgctgcatatcatcaccaagaagcaagctacgacaagtagggctgtaaacaagccgagtcgagctttggggtgttcaagcttgtttgataacatAACCAACCCGAGCTGAGCCGAGCTTAAagtgaaccaagcttttgaaatagtGTTCAAGCtcggcttggtttattttttatgagcttgagcttgtttgaagcttggcttgagcttggttcatttagatgttatcgagctcccaattcaagcttggcttaagcttggcttaagcttggtttgagcttggcttgagcttggttcatttagatgttatcgagctcccaattcaagcttggcttgacttggttcgagcttggcttgagcttggttcgtttagatgttatcaagctctcaatttaagcttgtttgattatttgaaacttttaattgtttgattggttattgagcttgataatttaaatttatttattttattatttatttagcatattgaaaagagttttattaatgaatatggttcatgaacattgttcatgaacgttgtttacgaacgttgttcacgaatgttgttcacaaacgttgttcacgaacgttgttcatgaacgttaacgagttgaacacatatgtgttcaagcttgtttgtttagcttaacgagttgttcaagcttgtttgtttaattaatcttatttatattgaacaaacataaacaaactcttaccaagtcGAACGCCAAGCTTGTTCacaaacgcttggttcatttactgcCCTAACGtcgagcgcgacgagctattcaccccccccccccccctccctctctagcacatttcgaccctaatattatatatatatatatatatatggaattgttattaaatatttaatatttatgggattgtttctttttaaaatatatatacaaaTTTGATATATTGCGGACCTTTATCTACGGACTAGTCTGGGCTAGACTTGTGCATGGTCCAAGCACATAAAATGAATCCAGACACTTGGACTCATttagtaatttaaaaaaatatatatttttttagatataTCATATGTATTTAGGATTCAAAATTTTAGTATTGAGGAATTGAGTTAATGAGGTTGagtcaataaatttttttttctatagtTTAGGCTTCCCTCTTAGTTTATAGTGtcctaaattaaaaattttagatgctcacgaagtatattatatatatttagggtttaagattttaaaatttaagggtTGAGTTATAATCGGTTTAAGGTAGTAAAATTTTCCTATAGGGTTCAGGCTTCCTTCTTAGATTAtagtatttagataaataattttagGTGTTTACGGGAATAAAATATATGTATTTAAATGTTTCGGATTTAAtatttaaggaaattttattttttaaaaaaattaaaaaaaaagactaaGAATCAAGGCGTCTCAATTAAATCCAGGCACCTCGACTCAATAtttaaagataaattaaaaaaacatatcATGGTACCTGAATTAATTCTAGGTGCCTCAATACATTTATCGTGGACAATTCCACATGAAATGGTCCGTAGCATATCATAACACattacactatatatatatatacacacacacgtaTATACAGTGCACAATCCTATACACACACGGTGCACAATCCTGGATGCCCCTCACATGTTTGGGTGTCCCGATTCTTAAAAGTGAATCGGGGCGCCTAGGAGGAGCTTTGGGTGCCCGAGCATGTGAGGATCGTCCAAGAGTGTTGACCAAATGGATGTGCAGgctaacaaatatatatatatatatatatatatatatatatatatatataatttttatatccTATGAATCTTAGCCTACAGAACCGTTTGGAGCCGGACTCAAGGTGTCTGGAATTGATCCAAGtgctatgtatatatatttttttaatatccgATGGACCCTAGCCTATGGAACTGTCCAGACAAGACTTGAGGCCCCTAGAATTTATCCAGATGCCCGTGTGTGAAtgattccaggtgcctggactcagttagtattattttttaaaaaaaaattattttggggtatattatatttatttaggattaaaaattttaggatttaggaaTTGGGTTATAACGAGTTTGAGTTAAGAAGATTTTTTCTCTAGGGTTTAGACTTCCCTCTTGGTTAATAGTGtacagattaaaaattttagatgctcaaaaagtgtattatatatatttagggtttaagattttaaaatttagagattaggttataatagatttaagctaataaaattttttttctaagatttaaattttctttttgaattatAATATTCAagataaatcattttttttttatgctgACGGcatataagaagaaaaaaaatttgtattttcattttctatgcattaaaatgaaattttaaaaagttgaaAACTGGAATGTTAAATCAAGCCGAAATTACGTTGCATTAATTTATATACAAATATTTTCCTTCTGCAATAATTTTGCTTCCAAATAAACATAGAAACCTCGATTATAAATTATTTAACCTTGCCAAGTAATACGACGTCGCACACTCTCTCACTCCTAGTCACTCTCTTGTTTCCTCGATAAAACATAACGATCGTGATTTTACTTGCGCTCTCTATGGCGGCGGTCGCAATGACAACGACGGCGACCGCAAATTTTAGCATCGAGCTTATCCATCGCGACTCCCGTTAATCTCCGTTCTACAATCACTCTGCCACGTCACTAGATCGCGCACATGCCACAATCTATCGCTCCGCCCTCGAAGCCCGCCGGATTGCTGCACGTGTGCAAAGAAAagggtataatttttttttaattatttattttaaaattgaaaaaaaaaataatattgaatgaTAATTGTCGGGTTGCAGTGGCATCGAGCCGTCCGACGTGGTCTCCAAGGTGATCCCCGACACGTTCGACGTTCGGATATCTGATGGAGCTTCGTGTCGGCACGCCGCCGTTCTCCATCCTGGCCATCGCTGACACCGGCACCGACCTCATCTGGGGATCAACTGCGTCCCCTGCACCAAGCGCGACAAGCAGACGACGCCATACTTCGATCCGCGCAACTCCTCCTCCTACCGGACGCTCCCCTGCGACTCCAACCTTTGCAAGGACCTCTCCAGCAGCCCTTGCGGCGCCGGCAGCTCCTGCGAATACCATTATACTTCTCGTATTGCCTGGTTCCCATTTCAGACTCGCAGGCCAGCAGCAAAGTCATCTTCGGCTGCGCGGCCGTGGTCGCCGGAAGCAAGGTCACCACCCCGATGACGGTGGAAGGTACCTTCTTCGTCCTCCGGCTAGAAGAGATCATAGTCGACGGTGCCGGATCGGTCCCAGTCCCACCTTCCGCCCCTGGATTAAGGACAGGCAACATCATCATCGGCTCCGGCACCACCATAAACTTCTTGCCCGCCGGCGTGCTCTCTAGTTTGGTGCAGGAGGTGTCGAGGGTGGTCAGCCTGCCCAAGGCTACTGATCCCGACGGAACTCTGCCGCTGTGCTTCACGGTGACCGGCGAGCCTGACAGGCAAAAGTTACCGTGTATCACGTTCAAGTTCGCCGGAGAGGCGTCGGTGAGGCTGACCCCGAAGACAATGTTCATGGACGAAGTGTCCTTCGACGGACTGATGGTTTGCCTCGCGGTGGCGGATTCTGGCTTCAGCACGCCGATATTTGGTAACACGGCTCAGCAAAATTTACACGGGTACGATCTCGATATCCTGACAGTATCCTTCGCTAGTGTTGATTGCACCGAGGTTTAGGGTTCAAGTTTGCGGCGAATAAATATCTTTACTAAATTTAGTAAAAATTTCTCCTATTTTCATGAGAATTTTTAGATGGCTCTTCAATTTTGACATAGAAGTTGATTGGGAATAAAATTTTGATAGTTCTGGTAGAACTTAAGCTGCATGAATTCTAAACCGTCgaaataataattcatataggaaaaacaaaaaatatatgAGCATGATCTTTTTTCATGGAGAACATGtcataagaaaataaatacataaataaatatgaCAAGAAATTTTATTGAAGAGTTATTCTTGTCTTCAACGTCATCCAGAAATAATCCTTGTGGAAGAAGATGCggtgaaaagaaaaagaaagtctTTCAAGGGGC encodes the following:
- the LOC122043509 gene encoding aspartic proteinase nepenthesin-1-like, whose protein sequence is MELRVGTPPFSILAIADTGTDLIWGSTASPAPSATNSQASSKVIFGCAAVVAGSKVTTPMTVEGTFFVLRLEEIIVDGAGSVPVPPSAPGLRTGNIIIGSGTTINFLPAGVLSSLVQEVSRVVSLPKATDPDGTLPLCFTVTGEPDRQKLPCITFKFAGEASVRLTPKTMFMDEVSFDGLMVCLAVADSGFSTPIFGNTAQQNLHGYDLDILTVSFASVDCTEV